The DNA region GAGAATCTCTCTTGTCAAAATAACGCGAATAACGGGTGTGAACTTCTAGAAAATCAGGCGTTAACTGATGGCTCGAACGCTGGACAGCCTGTAAAAGGAAATTCAGAGAATCTCTCTTGTGAAAATAACGTGAATAACGGGAGTGGACTTCTACAAAAGCAGGCATTAACTGATAGCTCGAATGCTGACACTGTTCATTCTGTGGCTACTGAGGAGAATGGTTACCATTTAGGCATCATGTGTGACAAACAACTGGTGCCAGATGGTCAGCTGCCTCCAAGTGGAGTTGCAATTGATCCTTTGTCGTCAAGTGATCCCGCTGTAGGATCTGGACCACATTCTGCTGCTGTTCATCAGGTTAATGCAGAATCATCTGCACTAGAATGTGCAGATGAGATTGTTGCTGCATCTGATGGTGAAACAAATGACAGGAACTTGCAGTGCATGCTTTCTGGCATGGACAAGGTTGACGTATCTAGTGCTGGTGGCTTCAATGACGAGCCTCCACTTCCAAATGGAGTTAATTCCACAAGTGTCGACCATGATATTTCTGCCTTATGTAGCATCGGCCAGCCAGTTCCTGAAGATATTTCACCGAGCACTCAGAAATCACCTGATGTAATCTCAAATAACATTGCAATTTCAGGAAACTTGGAAGCTGGTGAATCCCAAGATATAACTTTCCTAGAAACACCAAAGACCGTGGATTGTCTGGAACAAAGTGTTTTTGATGAAGGGGCCACTGGTGCGCAGGTTCATGTTCTGAGTCGATGTAATGCTGATCAACTTGATGCATTGAAGTCTAGTTGCGAGCATGTTGTTAATCACGAGCCACCATCTAATTTTTCTGGTTTCCACCTGCCAGAAACTAAAGAGGGGGAATTACACGCTTCAGGTACTTCTGCTAGAGTTCTAGGTTTGTTGGGGATAAATCTGTGTGCTATATTGTAATATTGTTTGTGAATATAATCTCACACTTCCGGTTGAAACATGTCATACAGCAGGTGATTCAGAACAAATCTCAAAAGAAAATCTCGTCAAAGAACCTGTTCCGTGCGAAGACAGTCGGAAAGATTCTGATAAATCAACTCATCAAGCGGATAATGTCGTTCTAGAAGATCGCCACATGGAAATTATGAGCAGTTCAGCTGCTTCTGCCTTGCCAGCTCCTGAAAAGATTCTATCAATGCCAGGAGGGCTTGTTGATTTACCTCGGAGTATTTTTCCAGAGGCTACACCGGATTACTTGGCGGGGTTCAATGAGGCTGATGCTGGTAGTAAATTCATTTCAGGAAAGAAGCGCAGTTACACTGAGAGCACACTAACAGAGCAGAGTCTCAACTCAGCTGATTCTTCAAGGATGGTCCGTTCCAAAAAGTCAGGAGGATTTATTCCTGATGATGATGATTTGCTTTCTTCTATACTAGGTATGTTGGAATTCTCCTCTTGCACTTCATAGAAGGGGGAAGGGTGACTGTTTTCACCTTAATGAAAGTTTCTTTATTCTTCTTTAGAATATGGCAtatattctcttttctgatttATGTGGAACATTCCCACCTTCCAAATTATTCGCCACAATTCTGGAAAGTATAATGTTATAATATGCCTGTCAAAGTAACCTTGTAAGCTTTAAACTCAGTAAAGTATTACATAAAAGGTGTGGGAGGAAATTAACATTTTTCTTGAGTTTAGACCTTATTGGTTGTAACAATATTCATTATCATTTCAGTTGGAAGAAGATCTTCAGCGCTGAAGCTTAAGGCTACTCCTCCACCTTCTGAGATTACATCAAGCAAGCGTGCTCGATCTACTGCTCGGATGAGTGGCAGTAAAAGGAAGGTTCTTATGGATGATATCATGGTCTTGCACGGAGAGTATGTTCCGTCATTTGTATACTTTTGTTTCTGTTCATGCAAATACGTCTTCTACTTTTACCAGTTTAGATCAATAAGCCAGATGATTTGTATTTTCTTTCCTGTTGCCAAAATATAGCAGATTAAACCATACGAAAGGTATTAAAAATGTATCTTGGGCTTTAAACAATTTATTGCAGAGTATAAAATTTCAAATGCATCCACATCAACAAGCGGACTGAGAATAGAAACTAGCATTTTCTTGGCACTGCTTTTTCAGTCTTATTATTGAATAAGATTTGCCACTATACTCTTGGATTAGCTGCTCTTTCACTACTGAATTCTTTATTGTGTGCCAGAGTTTAGGTGCTGGTCTTACTCTAATCCAATGGTCAAAGGCAGGTCTCTTTATAGGCTTGTTTCGATGTTGCAAATTTGTTGTGCCTTGTCTTATTGCTTTGTATTTTTCCCAGTCCACTTCCAATACAGAACCCTTGTTATGAATAACTTTATTTCTTAATTCTTCAGCAATCTGACAACTGTTATCATGACTTCTAGTCTAGCCACTCTGGTTCTCGCGTTATACTTGATCAGATTCAGAGGTATTGGAATATATGATATCGGTGACAGATAGAACAATCTAATACTTCCTAATGATCCTGAACAGATCCTCTAAATGAATAAGTTGGTTCTTGGTTGGATCGCAAATAACTCATTTTTCCATCATTTCCATTTGTGCAACCAAGGTTGTGGCTTAGCGGTCGATGAAGCTGGAATAAAGACCATGGGAGACCAGGGTTCGAATCCCAGCAGAGACAAAAAAGCTAAGTGATCTCTTCCCATCTATGCTTACGTACTGGTGGGCAGAGTTATCCGATGCCTCTAGTAGTGGGAGGATGTAGGTGCACTGTGGAATAGTTGAGGCTTGCAAATCGAATGCCACGGTTGTCCCAAAAACATAAGAGGAAAGAGAATTGATTGTCTTTTACATTTTCCCtgaaaaaagagagaagaacTGACTGTCTTTTGTTCGTGTCTGGTTCGTGTTGGCATGCCAATAGCTGGCCATTCTAGTGGCTTTTCCAATGTTTGCTATCTAGTAGTGAATTGATGTGGGATGTGAATAATGGCCAATTCAGTTAGGTTCCCTTTCAGTTGATGTCACTCCAAATATTTAGTTTTTGTTTTATCATTTCTTCCTTATCTCCCTGTGAAATGCTTTTTCCTGATAAGTTATTTCCGATAACCTGAAAAATCGGTTTTTGTGTTTAAATAGCTCCTCTCACCTCACACTTTAACCAACTGACAAATCATATTTGCATTTGTGATAGTATGATAAGACAACAGTTGATGCATGCCGAGGACATACGTCGCTTAAGGAAGAAAGCTCCTTGCACACATGCTGAAATCTCAGCTATCCAGAAACAGTTGTTGGAGAATGAAATTTTCAGAGAAGCAGTATTAACTGGTGGGTTCAACATGCAAATCTACATTTTTGCTATTTGATTATCATCTTTGTTAAATCATGCAATTTTTTTGATTTTGAATTTTATAAAGGATGATATAGTCTATTTTTGATGCATCATAATTCATAAGCACTGATATGAGCTAGCTACACTCCAAGTTCCTTACTTCCTTGGATATTTGTTTCAAATTTAACATTTCTCTACTTGGATGTACACTGTGGAACTGTTAAGCTGATGTTTGGAAATAAGTATAGTTTTCTCTGTTAAATCTTTCTATGAGAAACTTTTGGTTAGGGAGGAGGATGCATTTCCATGTGATGCAATATGATACCACAGGTGCCGAGGAAGGTGTTTTTTTTTCATCTTGGCTAGCTGCTAGATGGGTGATCTTGGCATCGGAAAATCTTAGGAATCGGAAGGTTGTTTGTGTCGGCTGGTGATACATGTGCAAGGAGACAGGCGAGGAAGTGAATCATCTTCTTCTATATTATGTTATTACAATGAGCTTATGGTGGGATATGCTTCAGTGGTTCAGAACAGAACTGTGACAGATTTAATGTTTTGTTGGAGGAGTGGGAGGAGGAGAAGACGTAAGGCATGGAACGTGGTTCCTCTTGCGATGATGTGGGTGGTTTGGAGAGAGAAATAGGAGAGCTTTCGAGGGGGTCGAGTCGAGTTTTTGTCAGTTGAGGAGTAGCCTTCGGTCTCTTGTTTTCTTTTGGTGTACCCATAAAGTTCCTAgttgtatagaaaaatgggtggattttgtagagaatcatattttgtagaTTCTTCACCTTCTGGTATACCCCTTGTATACGGTCTGTTTTGTGGCCATGTTTATAAATGAAATACCTTtacctgaaaaaaaaaaaaaaaaaaaaaagaagaaaaaaactctATGCCTAGTGCTGTCAGATAGTTTTTTAGAGTTTTTTTCCAAAGACACCTAAAATTACAAACACATATTTTTAAGCTCTTTTGCTAAGTGTTTCATGTTAGGCGAAGACACATTTATTGCCTGCTAACTTTGTTTTTGGTGCTGCATAACAACAATGGCCTTTACTAGCTCATCATATTGACTGAATTTGATTCTGATTCAGGTAtgtcagtggaattggcttctTTACATAAGCAAACGTTTGACTTGAGTACAGTCAAGGTCTCTTCTAGTGATGTTAGTCGTTCTCATGCTGAGATGGCGGTCGACCCACTGCTAGCTGCTGAGCATGCTGAAAATTCCACCTCAAATTTTCAGGAACAATGTCAACAGCTAAGTGTTGAGTATTCTGAAAAACCCATCGCAAATTTGGAGGAAAACCCCTTCTCAAATTTGGAGGAACAACGTCAGCAGCTAACTGCTGAGTATGCTGTAAACCCCATCACACATTTGGAGGAAAAACAAGCGACGGTGTTCATTGAACCACATGCTGAAAAAGAAAGTGGAAAGGAAGGAAGCGATGAACGGTGTGTAGCTAGAGATGATAGCATATTAGGAGCTGTTGGGGCTACTGTTCCAACTGAGAATCGGGAAGTTGATGAGCCTGACCAACGTTTAAATAGTGATGCCTCTCAATTGCGGCCATACACTGCCACTGATGTAGCAATGGCCAACGGCTTTCATCTTGAACCTTCAGATAATGCAGCAGAAATAGGACCTCAGGGAACTTGCCTTTCAGGTGCCGAGGCAGCTGAAGCAACAGATATTGCCTCTGCCGCTGAAGAATTATTGTCATGtcctagaaatggtggattaggTGGCGATGGTGATATTATAGCAGGTCTACCTCTGACAGATCCATTTAATGAGTCCGGAAGGGAAGATGCTTTTATTTTAGCGGAAATATCATGTGGATCTCCTAATCGTGCACCGGCTGCTGAAGTTGATAAGGCTCTGGAAAATTTGAACAATGAAAACCTTATAGTTAGTAGTGCGTGGCCAGAAAGCAGCTACTTTACTTCTGAAGCTGAAGGTGGAACTGAAAATATGGTAGGAGATGCAGTAGTGTTGGAAGCTTCCCAAGACAGTGCTACAGTTGGAATTGCAACTAATGTAGAAAATATACTGGCAGAGAATGCCAACCAGAGCTTTGCTGATAAGGTTATAGGCACTGAACAACCTAGCACAGATGCTTCATATGATGAAATGAATAAGCATATGCTGGATCATTCCATAGGAGCTGGAGAATATCCATGTAAACAAGAAGATTTCTCCTACAATATGATGGGCACAGATCTCACTGATGCCAGTCTGGGGGACCTTAATGTAAGTGTGCGAGCTAAGTTTTGAATGCTCTCGTCTACTGGAGTTCCTGTACTCTCTCCTCTCtcatctatatacatgacaaatTTATTTTTATGTTTATGATGTGTTGGATAGAAATTGCAGACAATTGCTTCGGCAATAATTAAGTACCTCTCTCTTTTATCCAAGCTGAATACCTATATCTCTCCAGGTCTTGACAAGGTTGCTTCTTGACCTCTATGTTGCTCTTTGTTCAGTATGGGTGGTTCTCTGGAACTCAGAAAaagataagaaagaaaagaaaggattACCTCTAGATAGTTACTGATAGTGTCATCAGAAAAAGgggaagaaagaaaagaaaggttTACCTCTAGATCGTTACTGATAGTGTCAGGTCTCAACGTAGTAAGACCTGATTGGATAATGGACAATCTTGGCTACAAGTGGTTGGGTAACCTTTTTGGGTAATTTTTATCTAAAAAATTCTAGAAAGTAGCAATATGTACAAGTGCAAATCTTGACTTAATGTAAATGAGCATGTACACTGGATGTTACCTTCTGTCTTGCGCTGTTTTGTTTTTCCAAGCTGCTAGATTCTTTGTCAGCTGATTGCTTTTGTTGAAATGGGCTTGAAATGATGatgcttttcttttctttgatgAGAGATTTACTTTGATATGTGCTCTGCTGATTTGTGCTTTCCTCATTGGTTGTATTTTTGGCAGGATCTAGATTATTCAGCTGCTGGAAATGATACAGGTTTGTTTTCCCTCATCTGCAACCTTTGTAAGACTTGAAAACTCCCGATTGccttaaagaaagaaaaataaacaatTTCAAAATGGAataggatgagaatattttcgaATTTGCAGTAACAGTAGGCATGTTTGATTAAGATGGATTTATCTGTCCTTGCTTGTTTCAGAACCTTGTATCTGAATTTTCCGATGTTAAATGTAAATTCGATGATGGCTTGCCAAATCTGCATTCAATTTGGTGTTATTGTTGTAAAATGGTTTGGCAAGGTCTCTCCTGAAGATAAAATGGATGAATGTTGTGACACTTCTATTTGTCCCTGTCTGATTTGACATGTGGAGAAATAAGAGACACAAGTAGAGGAGTTTGAGAAAATGTGTGGAGACATCTTGGCCCGGAATCTTTTTATTAGAGCAATTCACAGTTGTATATTGTATTTGTGGGAGATGAGAGACTTATTGCTATATTTCATCTAAGATTAGTATTACTTATCTAACAAAATGATCAGTGTTTCTTTGAGTGTTTTTGTAATTTTTCTCAAAGGTCTTGTGATTCCGTGTACTTAGCTTTGGTGTAACAATGTTCGTTGGTATCTAGGGTTTCTGAACttcgatgatgatgatgaagaagctGAAGCAGCAGATGATTATGTACCTGATGCTGATGTCACCCGTATCACTGAAAACATCGGATGGTCTTCTCGTACTAGGTGTGCGGCTTGTCCTTTGTTTCCTGTTATTCTACTATTTTAATTCCAGGGCAGCGCAAACTGAGTAACATTTTAGACAAGTTTACCCTCCTTGCCTGACTTCGTTTTCCTATGTTTCAGTGTTATATACGTGGTGGTTCATACATTGGTTTCTCATTAATGTAACGAGGGTAAAAGTAGAAACAcactaagctcaatattttcacaACAGAAATACGTTTCGAGAAGGAACTCAATCCGATTAATTCTTAACAAATTAGTATTCGCAATTGGTGAGGGTCGTGCTAGCTATATAAGAAATCCTTGattaataataacataataagatAAATAACTTACTTCAGAAATCCCTTACTATTTCTGAATTTCAAAAAAGAGACAAAAATAACAGGGGATTGGTGGCGCAAgcaaaagaagaacaaaaaagaGGGGCCTCTGGCTTATTAAGAAGCATATAAACGACATACTAAGCAGAAGCGCGTAGACTCAAAAGAAGGGAGAGGGGCGTTCAGCCACTTGATTGTAAGGAGAGGGGTTTTTTCGGGAAGGAACTCTTCAGATTCTGCTTCTTGCTTGCTTTGCCACCTTTGATCATCCTTGCGGGTCTCACTATATACTCTGACCAAATTTGTGATTGTTCATTTATGTTTAAATGGCGCATCTCGTCTTTTCGCTTTCCTTTGCTTCCCTGATAAGTACAGACATTGAAGGAAGTAAttctcatcttcttcttcttcttcttcttctttttttttgagAAAGATGAAGTAATTCACATCTACCGGATGAGCTACCTATCTTTCTTCCTTGCCTTTCTGCTCTGATTCAGCTACCCCCTTCTTTTAGTGCATGCAGAGAGGTTCAGTTAGTCTTTTCTATAGACTAACAGCTGTGGTATATTAAGATAGTCCGTTGATAAAGTGTGGTCTCATAAGTAGTGGTTGAACCATCATAATGAAAAAGCTAGTAAAAGGGCAGGCCCAGAGTCAGATTCAGCCGACTAAACAGAATAGCAAGCTTCATTACCATTTGAATCCCATCAGTTCAAAACCAAGTCCTGGTCTTTGTTGGAGTGACAAGTAGTCAAGTAGCAGAAAGAGGGAGTCTGATTTAATGCCGTATCTAGGAACTGCAGCAGTAGTGTCACATCCTGTTAACCATATGTTTTTAACCCACGAAAATGGTGCCTTCAAAGCAAATTAAGAGCAGGGAGGGATCTCCTCTAGTCGAGCtaattttcttttcttcctcCCAGGAACTACCCACCTTGCTCCCTTGGTGACTTGAACCCACAACCACAAGGTTGGAGGTGGAGGGTACTTACCACTTGAGCAACCATTTCTTGTCTAGTCAAGCTAATTCATTTCTCCAGTTCTTACTTTCGAGATACtcctttgagccgagggtctatcggaaacagcctctctacctcccaaggtagggataaggtctgtgTGTTCACActaccttccccagaccccacttgtgggattacactaagTATGTTGTTGTTACTTTCGAGGTATAAAGTACTTCGAATAGTCCGAAATGGTCTATCGCCTTTTACAGTCACGCCAACCCTTTGTCTACAACAAACATTGCTCTGTCATGTAGGGACTTCTATAGTCAATttttattattgaggcagaagctTAGCTAGAAATCATAGAAGCTCTCTAGGATTAGAAGAGGACCGTACTTTTGGTGTTTTGCTCACTGTACCATAACTCCAGTACTAACTTTGTGCTGTTTATAAATACAATTATTACATTTTAAAAGTCAACTTTTATCATATTTGAACTGCTGGAATtcatttttaataaaaaaattgaagaagatgAAGACGCGATACAGGTTAACAAAAGCGTAAAAGAAACGTCACTGGTGTAAAATGCATCCCTTGATGCTTTAGACTGAAAGGAGGAGTTAACTGCAGGATAGAGAAGCGAAGAAAATCGGTCCATTTTGAAAGGCTGAATATAGCAACTTACcacagttaccagtttcaaaaaaaatataGCAACTTACCACTGCACACGAACATAAATCCCAAGAATCTTGTCCAAGAAAGTAGTTTGTGGCTGGAAAAAGATAAGGCTTTCTAAAGAGATTTATCTTCCTCTACCTGGAGACTGAATGGTATAAGAGTGTTGGTAGATGATGTTCATAGGGATTTTGGTGGATAGCTTACCCTCCAGGTTTGATAGCTGTAAAAGATGCTGGAGGGACTTGTGATTTAGGATATATAATGTTGCCGATCCTCAAGAAATGGGGTATTACACTAATACACTCCCCACTCACCCCCATCCCCCCCAAAAACAacccccccacaaaaaaaaatccACCTCTCACTAATTTATGAATAAATGCTTCGAAGCTTGGAATTTATAAAGAAAGCtccgtgatttttttttttgggtggaacCTTACCTGATGGAAATTGGATGCATGCTTGCTCGAAGTTGACAACAGGGATATTAGTCTGAAGGCTTTGGCCTCCTTTCCTTTACCCCTCTAGACAGGGTGTGCTATTTATTTTACTGTTGTCTGATCTTTCCTATGACATGTTTGTAGCATGCTATTATTGTTTATGAACAAAAATTTCGGCCCGAGTTTCACATTGATGTTTGTTTACATAGGGCTGTTTCCAAGTACCTCCAAACCGTGTTTATTAAGGAATCTGAGCGCGGGAGAACATCTCTCTCCATGGACAGTCTATTAGTTGGTAAAACACGAAAGGAGGCGTCAAGGATGTTTTTTGAAGCTTTGGTATGTAACGCCTATATCATTTTGCTACATTGTTGTTGCTACCTTTCTTTGTCTCTTTTGTGCAAGCGGGGTTTAAATCAGCTGCTATGCCTGTCTATTGCAGGTTCTTAAAACACGAGATTACCTCCATGTAGAGCAAGTGATACCCTTTGACGATGTCACAATAAAGCCTCGAATGAAGCTTATGAAATCAGACTTTTGAATTTGAAATGTTTGGTAGGGTATAACATAAAAGTTTGATATGTATTTCCAGTAGTTAGTCAATTGGGTCAGTTTATGGTCTACTCGTGCTATAGTTCATTCTTTACAGTCATGTTTTGATGGTCATGTAGTTAGGTTTTTACTTGGCTGGCAGAGTAGATCATTTGACACAGGTGTATGTTGCACTCTGTTGTACAATGTAGATCTTATTTATATGTAAATATCCTGTATAATATGTGGCCATGGTTCTGTTCTAATTTCCAGTCCTTTATTGTCgtaataaagaaaaatatatgctTTTATATTTATTTCGGCTTGCGATACGCAGAGACTTGCAAGTTTGGATAGGACTTGGTAAATCGTTTTCTTCAGATCCCTTAAGAGGTCTCAGAACCATGACCCCTGCGTACTTGTCTAACTTGTGTATCTATCAGTTTATACCTTTTAAAGTTTTGTATCCTTTGAGGCAATTTCAGTAAGACTGATATCTTCTTTTTCGTATCTGACCTTTCATatgccttttcttgagccgagggtctcccAGAAACAGCATCCttacctaaggtaggggtaaggtctgcgtacactccacCCTCCCTagacctcacgttgtgggattcaatgggtatgttgttgttgttatcatctTTTTCTTAGTTGTACCATAAGTGTTTTTCGAATCTATAGCAATTGAAGTACAAAATTTTGAAGAGGTGCGTCTAGTATAAGGTGAACGTTCTTTTAGTTTTGAACATATTATATGTTTGAAACTTGAGCGTATGTGTTAGAAGTTTAGCGTTGAAGCCAACATTTATCCGGGATTGTCAGAAGTTTGGCCTCGGGAAGTCAAACTTTGTCATACTTCAGGCACGAACTTTTGCAACTTCAATTTCATATGCTTGTCTTTGTTTCGGAACTAGATAACCTATAACAAAATTTTAGAAACTTCAGCTATGGCTTAAATAATGGTCTCAAAATGGGCTGCATATAGTGCACTTCTCCCATTTAAGAGTAGTGGGTTGGGCTGGCCTGAAAACTTAGCCGAACCAACTTAGACAGAGGAGATGCATAATCAGCTCATTAAGAACATCATTCTTAGGGCAAAGTGCACAAATAGCCCTTTTTAGGACAAGTATTCAAGTCTACAATTTGTTTTTTCAATTTTAGCTGCAACAGAGTCACGACCTTTGCTCTGAAATTTCAATCATTTTTTTGTGtggatttttttttgaaaaaaaaaaaaaaaaagaggaattgCGCAAGGTAGTACCgcaggcagaattttgaatgcaaaactttgcctgaggcctaactttgctacaaaactcaAGCCttgtgatttttatttttattttgattgaGTTGGATTCGAACTccaaacctcatgatattagctcgaagggcaaaaattaaaaaccaccaatttgagggacaaaaattaaagacgagtGCCTTTGAAGGATAATCGAGCAAATGACCCAATTTCAATCGCAAGCCTGAAGTTACCATCTGGTCTTGAAGTTTGAATGACTAAAGCTAATACTTCAAAATTTTGAATGTTATAACTTCAAATGCAATTAAAAATCAGACCTTCGGGCAGAAGTTAGCACATGCTGACTCTTTCCGGATGAGTTTCGTGCTTGTAGCACCAACTGAAGATCAAATAGACTCTTGTCACTAGGTATATATCTAGATCTAATGATTCGTACACAGATATTGTTTATAACAGTTAGGCTATGTTAGATACATTAACTCCCAAGCCTTTTCTACCGAAGGGGAACTCAACCGCGATTCTTTGGTACTTCTCCTAACTATATTCTATAAAGCTAGACAGTTGAACAAAAGCAACAACTACACCTCAATCCCAACAAGTAGAGATTCGCTATGTGAATATTCGTTAGCCATTTCACTCCATTTAAGCTCATCTCGAAGCTAGGCAGTTGAGTATTTAGCATATTATGATGAGGGATAGAGGAAGGCGCCTAGCCTAGGCTTGGTTTTCTTTTCCTCAGATTTACAACAGCATTGCTATAACATCCATGATTTCATCTCAAAAGCTAGATACAAGCACTCTGCAGCTTCTATATGCAGCGATCTAACCACTGATTCAATCAGTTGTTTGTCCCTTTTTGCTTAGGCCGTGAAAGAATCTGTGTTTTCTCCTCTTTGTATGCCTCTTCGAGGCCCTCGAGATGACATAGGGAATGAATTGAACCTGCCAAACTTCTCCAGTTAGACAAAGAACAAATCAAGAATCAAATGACATCTTACAAGAGCCCAACATAAAACGGACTTCGAACTTCCAACTAATTAAGAGAGCCAATATTCAGAATGTCAAATTTAATGCTCTTTTGGAGGAAGATCCACATCTCCATTCTAGCTATTTGATACGATCTCGTACTACTTTTGAAGACAGAAAACGAAGACCCTTGAAGAATAGAATATATCAGGAATTACGAAGCCCAAATATAAAGTCAGTACGTTAAACAACAAAAGGCCAATTGCCACAATCAAAATACAGGACAAGAAATCACAATGGTCTGCTGGGCAAGCAAATAAAACCCTTGAAATTCAATATCTCCCTAACACAATGAGTAATCTAGTTCCTCTGTTAGGTTTAATACTGAACTGTAATTTTCAATAAAGAGTTCTTTCTTCAACTTGATCATTTAAgaatattaactggaatttatGATCAGactagtaatatatatatatatattccttctCACTGAGAATCCAGTGGCGCATCATTTGACACTCAGTAGATAATGGCCATGtccctctacccttct from Lycium barbarum isolate Lr01 chromosome 10, ASM1917538v2, whole genome shotgun sequence includes:
- the LOC132613815 gene encoding sister chromatid cohesion 1 protein 4 isoform X1 produces the protein MFYSQFILAKKGPLGTIWIAAHLERKLRKNQVADTDIGVSVDSILFPDVPIALRLSSHLLLGVVRIYSRKVGYLFDDCSEALLKVKQAFRSTAVDLPPEESKAPYHSITLPETFELDDFELPDNDIFQGNYVDHHISSREQITLQDNMEGVVYSTSKFGLDERFGDGDTSGLDLDEELFLDKVAAAGDASGSADPQASVEPMTPIKQEEHHEGMAANSESMIDGVDGDADFMDHAPCTPGLAEEPNLSNIQEISACEDHIGLEDRHLTEYALKGNSENLSCQNNANNGCELLENQALTDGSNAGQPVKGNSENLSCENNVNNGSGLLQKQALTDSSNADTVHSVATEENGYHLGIMCDKQLVPDGQLPPSGVAIDPLSSSDPAVGSGPHSAAVHQVNAESSALECADEIVAASDGETNDRNLQCMLSGMDKVDVSSAGGFNDEPPLPNGVNSTSVDHDISALCSIGQPVPEDISPSTQKSPDVISNNIAISGNLEAGESQDITFLETPKTVDCLEQSVFDEGATGAQVHVLSRCNADQLDALKSSCEHVVNHEPPSNFSGFHLPETKEGELHASAGDSEQISKENLVKEPVPCEDSRKDSDKSTHQADNVVLEDRHMEIMSSSAASALPAPEKILSMPGGLVDLPRSIFPEATPDYLAGFNEADAGSKFISGKKRSYTESTLTEQSLNSADSSRMVRSKKSGGFIPDDDDLLSSILVGRRSSALKLKATPPPSEITSSKRARSTARMSGSKRKVLMDDIMVLHGDMIRQQLMHAEDIRRLRKKAPCTHAEISAIQKQLLENEIFREAVLTGMSVELASLHKQTFDLSTVKVSSSDVSRSHAEMAVDPLLAAEHAENSTSNFQEQCQQLSVEYSEKPIANLEENPFSNLEEQRQQLTAEYAVNPITHLEEKQATVFIEPHAEKESGKEGSDERCVARDDSILGAVGATVPTENREVDEPDQRLNSDASQLRPYTATDVAMANGFHLEPSDNAAEIGPQGTCLSGAEAAEATDIASAAEELLSCPRNGGLGGDGDIIAGLPLTDPFNESGREDAFILAEISCGSPNRAPAAEVDKALENLNNENLIVSSAWPESSYFTSEAEGGTENMVGDAVVLEASQDSATVGIATNVENILAENANQSFADKVIGTEQPSTDASYDEMNKHMLDHSIGAGEYPCKQEDFSYNMMGTDLTDASLGDLNDLDYSAAGNDTGFLNFDDDDEEAEAADDYVPDADVTRITENIGWSSRTRAVSKYLQTVFIKESERGRTSLSMDSLLVGKTRKEASRMFFEALVLKTRDYLHVEQVIPFDDVTIKPRMKLMKSDF
- the LOC132613815 gene encoding sister chromatid cohesion 1 protein 4 isoform X2; this encodes MFYSQFILAKKGPLGTIWIAAHLERKLRKNQVADTDIGVSVDSILFPDVPIALRLSSHLLLGVVRIYSRKVGYLFDDCSEALLKVKQAFRSTAVDLPPEESKAPYHSITLPETFELDDFELPDNDIFQGNYVDHHISSREQITLQDNMEGVVYSTSKFGLDERFGDGDTSGLDLDEELFLDKVAAAGDASGSADPQASVEPMTPIKQEEHHEGMAANSESMIDGVDGDADFMDHAPCTPGLAEEPNLSNIQEISACEDHIGLEDRHLTEYALKGNSENLSCQNNANNGCELLENQALTDGSNAGQPVKGNSENLSCENNVNNGSGLLQKQALTDSSNADTVHSVATEENGYHLGIMCDKQLVPDGQLPPSGVAIDPLSSSDPAVGSGPHSAAVHQVNAESSALECADEIVAASDGETNDRNLQCMLSGMDKVDVSSAGGFNDEPPLPNGVNSTSVDHDISALCSIGQPVPEDISPSTQKSPDVISNNIAISGNLEAGESQDITFLETPKTVDCLEQSVFDEGATGAQVHVLSRCNADQLDALKSSCEHVVNHEPPSNFSGFHLPETKEGELHASGDSEQISKENLVKEPVPCEDSRKDSDKSTHQADNVVLEDRHMEIMSSSAASALPAPEKILSMPGGLVDLPRSIFPEATPDYLAGFNEADAGSKFISGKKRSYTESTLTEQSLNSADSSRMVRSKKSGGFIPDDDDLLSSILVGRRSSALKLKATPPPSEITSSKRARSTARMSGSKRKVLMDDIMVLHGDMIRQQLMHAEDIRRLRKKAPCTHAEISAIQKQLLENEIFREAVLTGMSVELASLHKQTFDLSTVKVSSSDVSRSHAEMAVDPLLAAEHAENSTSNFQEQCQQLSVEYSEKPIANLEENPFSNLEEQRQQLTAEYAVNPITHLEEKQATVFIEPHAEKESGKEGSDERCVARDDSILGAVGATVPTENREVDEPDQRLNSDASQLRPYTATDVAMANGFHLEPSDNAAEIGPQGTCLSGAEAAEATDIASAAEELLSCPRNGGLGGDGDIIAGLPLTDPFNESGREDAFILAEISCGSPNRAPAAEVDKALENLNNENLIVSSAWPESSYFTSEAEGGTENMVGDAVVLEASQDSATVGIATNVENILAENANQSFADKVIGTEQPSTDASYDEMNKHMLDHSIGAGEYPCKQEDFSYNMMGTDLTDASLGDLNDLDYSAAGNDTGFLNFDDDDEEAEAADDYVPDADVTRITENIGWSSRTRAVSKYLQTVFIKESERGRTSLSMDSLLVGKTRKEASRMFFEALVLKTRDYLHVEQVIPFDDVTIKPRMKLMKSDF